A stretch of the Coprobacillus cateniformis genome encodes the following:
- a CDS encoding dipeptidase, with protein sequence MKICNLHDDIGTDIYEHRYDDPQRLDNYHYPKMKAGEIKMTALVCCFTGQQTYKEMQAQVLYLEQQIEQSLYFSYDNSKDIQCFIALEGLCGIQSDVTRKIQWLYQHHVRLAALCWNDDNALACGAKAGNKPLTDLGKECIIAMNDINMAIDVSHCCEWNFYDIARISNKPIVATHSNVKGLFNHYRHLSDPCLEVLYSQNGLIGAIPVRWFVTRDETKQTLDEFINIIDYLKNKVGIRHIALGFDFMDYIDDAPCMVEGLESIANAQNVVKKLYDRGYSENEVKAICFDNAYHYILPYLKY encoded by the coding sequence ATGAAAATCTGCAATCTCCATGATGATATTGGAACTGATATTTATGAGCATCGATATGATGATCCTCAACGTTTAGATAATTATCATTATCCTAAAATGAAAGCTGGAGAAATAAAAATGACAGCTCTTGTTTGTTGTTTTACAGGACAACAAACATATAAAGAAATGCAAGCACAAGTTCTTTATCTTGAACAACAAATTGAACAAAGTCTTTATTTTTCATATGATAATTCTAAAGATATACAATGTTTTATCGCATTAGAAGGCTTATGCGGTATCCAAAGTGATGTGACAAGGAAGATTCAATGGTTATATCAGCATCATGTAAGACTAGCTGCTTTATGTTGGAATGATGATAATGCATTAGCATGCGGAGCAAAAGCTGGAAATAAACCTTTAACCGATTTAGGTAAAGAATGTATTATAGCAATGAATGATATCAATATGGCAATTGATGTTTCACACTGCTGTGAATGGAACTTTTATGATATTGCCAGAATTTCTAACAAACCTATTGTTGCAACTCATAGTAATGTGAAAGGTCTTTTCAATCATTATCGCCATTTAAGTGATCCTTGTTTAGAAGTCTTGTATTCTCAAAATGGGCTCATCGGGGCTATTCCAGTTCGCTGGTTTGTTACAAGAGATGAAACGAAACAAACTCTAGATGAATTCATAAATATCATCGATTATCTTAAAAACAAAGTAGGTATTAGACATATTGCTTTAGGATTTGATTTTATGGATTATATAGATGATGCTCCTTGTATGGTTGAAGGTTTAGAAAGTATTGCCAATGCACAAAATGTTGTCAAAAAATTATACGATAGAGGTTACAGTGAAAACGAGGTCAAAGCCATCTGCTTTGATAATGCTTATCACTATATATTACCTTATTTGAAATATTGA
- a CDS encoding M3 family oligoendopeptidase: MNYKWSLDALYKDYQDISYRNDFAIYKKLHSDMSNYIQTMSTSELSVKTGLQLLEKEYDYGYRLKIYSQLIQAIDSQNKKAISELQKISTLQSSNIQLIETIQRHLGSLTIDSNDEMILDYQYYLHRLSEKQKYTLENSQQEILSSLYPYTLKSMSDMYYHLTSTAHHTCLGKDMTLTQIKNLCHHPKQSTRKEAFLNELACYKTIEQPLSFALNNIKQQQLYISKQEGYKDPLDKMLKESDMQIETLEAMMSSVEEYLPIFQEFLYTKAKKLGHHNGMPWYDIYATIGECHYSFTIEECENIILQYFKEVDNSLYQMTLQAFAEKWIDYPSTKGKQGGAFCENLAWIKQSRLMTNYNSTLSDVVTVAHELGHAYHGHMIENQRPLNRKYCMPLAETASMFNENIIYNSFYQKADQNNKPIILDIQLSALCQVICDIYARYTFEKSVFKNIEKGFLFAEDLNQLMLQALKKALGKGLDEKYLHPYRWITKVHYYIPDIAYYNFPYTFGALFSRGLYTMYQTDQTFFTNYQNLLRASTTHSVEETAAIAGIDLTKKDFWQQSLASIQQQMQQFLDLLEETK, encoded by the coding sequence ATGAATTATAAATGGTCATTAGATGCATTATATAAAGATTACCAAGATATCTCATATAGAAATGATTTTGCTATATATAAAAAATTACATTCTGATATGTCTAATTATATACAAACAATGAGTACTAGTGAGTTATCAGTCAAAACAGGTTTACAACTATTAGAAAAAGAATATGACTATGGATATCGTTTAAAAATCTATTCCCAACTCATACAAGCAATAGATTCACAAAACAAAAAAGCTATATCTGAATTACAAAAAATCTCAACATTACAATCATCAAATATACAACTCATAGAAACCATTCAAAGACATCTTGGTTCTCTCACAATTGATTCTAATGATGAAATGATTTTAGATTATCAATATTATTTACATAGATTAAGTGAAAAACAGAAATATACATTAGAAAATTCACAACAAGAAATTCTTTCAAGTCTTTATCCTTATACACTTAAATCTATGAGTGATATGTATTATCATTTAACATCAACAGCACATCATACATGTTTAGGTAAAGATATGACATTAACACAAATTAAAAATCTCTGCCATCATCCAAAACAAAGCACAAGGAAAGAAGCATTTCTAAATGAATTAGCTTGTTATAAAACAATTGAACAGCCACTCTCATTTGCTCTTAACAATATCAAACAACAACAATTATATATATCAAAACAAGAAGGCTACAAAGATCCTTTAGATAAAATGTTAAAAGAAAGTGATATGCAAATAGAAACATTGGAGGCTATGATGTCATCTGTTGAAGAGTATTTGCCAATTTTTCAAGAGTTTCTTTATACCAAAGCTAAGAAATTAGGTCATCACAATGGTATGCCATGGTATGATATTTATGCAACTATTGGTGAATGTCATTATTCCTTCACGATTGAAGAATGTGAAAATATCATTTTACAATACTTTAAAGAAGTCGATAATTCTTTATATCAAATGACATTGCAGGCATTCGCAGAGAAATGGATTGACTATCCAAGTACTAAAGGTAAACAAGGAGGAGCTTTTTGTGAAAATTTAGCTTGGATAAAACAAAGTCGACTAATGACTAATTACAATTCAACATTAAGTGATGTTGTAACAGTGGCACATGAATTAGGTCATGCTTATCATGGTCATATGATTGAAAATCAACGCCCATTAAATCGTAAATACTGCATGCCACTTGCTGAAACAGCTTCAATGTTTAATGAAAATATTATTTATAATTCATTCTATCAAAAAGCTGATCAAAATAACAAACCAATCATATTAGATATTCAACTTTCTGCATTATGCCAAGTCATTTGTGATATTTATGCAAGATATACTTTTGAAAAATCAGTATTTAAGAATATTGAAAAAGGATTTTTATTTGCTGAAGATCTGAATCAATTAATGCTGCAGGCTTTAAAAAAAGCTTTAGGTAAAGGTCTTGATGAGAAATACCTCCATCCTTATCGCTGGATTACAAAAGTGCATTATTATATTCCAGATATAGCTTATTATAATTTTCCATATACATTTGGTGCCTTATTTTCAAGAGGTCTTTATACTATGTATCAAACAGATCAAACATTCTTTACAAATTATCAAAATCTTCTACGTGCATCAACAACACATAGTGTTGAAGAAACTGCTGCAATAGCTGGAATTGATTTAACAAAGAAAGATTTCTGGCAACAATCACTAGCCTCTATTCAACAACAAATGCAACAATTTTTAGATTTATTGGAGGAAACAAAATGA
- a CDS encoding PTS sugar transporter subunit IIC, with the protein MFNKLESVLMPIADKLGKNRVLIAIRDGFLITTPLLIVGSIFLLIANFPIPGWDEMMASVFGENWGTWFTNVSRATFNMTGLLTCVGTGYAFARELKGDKIQGAVVSLVAFVILTNTSIASIPGVSLLEGSDAAENGINGLAFRYIGADGIFMGLVCALSSVLIFTWVYKKGWTIKMPKGVPPAVCDSFAALVPSAFVMTIFFLVRILFGMTSFGTAHQFVLEILQTPLKGMGDTLAANAIYSFACTFLWFFGINGPAVANSVYFIGNVLTIEQQVAFEAGQALPHIFTNPFSNFFCNFGGGGSTLSLVIVMLGFCKSQRIKQLGRLSIVPGIFGINEPIIFGLPVVLNPIIAIPFILVPMMNLILSYCATLWHIIPKTTGVNLPWTTPIGFSGWLSTGDPIAALWQFLLLALGCVVYFPFIKALDKQYLKEELEAEDDVEEDISFDDLDLSDL; encoded by the coding sequence ATGTTTAACAAACTAGAAAGCGTATTAATGCCAATTGCTGATAAACTTGGTAAAAATAGAGTATTAATCGCTATCCGTGATGGATTCTTAATCACAACTCCATTATTGATTGTTGGGTCAATCTTCTTGTTAATCGCTAACTTCCCAATACCAGGCTGGGATGAAATGATGGCAAGTGTATTTGGGGAAAACTGGGGAACATGGTTCACAAATGTATCAAGGGCAACTTTTAATATGACTGGGCTACTGACTTGTGTAGGTACTGGTTATGCATTCGCTAGAGAATTAAAAGGTGATAAAATTCAGGGGGCAGTCGTGTCATTGGTTGCTTTTGTTATTCTAACAAACACAAGTATAGCATCTATTCCAGGTGTTAGTTTACTAGAAGGCAGTGATGCTGCTGAAAATGGTATTAATGGTTTAGCATTTAGATATATCGGAGCAGATGGTATCTTTATGGGACTTGTGTGTGCTCTTAGTTCAGTTTTAATCTTTACATGGGTTTATAAAAAGGGTTGGACAATTAAGATGCCTAAAGGTGTACCACCAGCTGTCTGTGATTCATTTGCAGCATTAGTACCAAGTGCATTCGTTATGACAATCTTCTTCTTGGTACGTATTCTATTTGGAATGACTTCATTTGGTACAGCTCATCAATTTGTGTTAGAGATTTTACAAACACCATTGAAAGGTATGGGAGATACTTTAGCAGCAAATGCTATTTACTCATTTGCATGTACTTTCTTATGGTTCTTTGGAATTAATGGACCAGCAGTTGCTAACTCTGTATACTTTATTGGAAATGTTTTAACTATTGAGCAGCAGGTTGCATTTGAAGCAGGACAGGCATTGCCTCATATTTTTACAAATCCTTTCTCTAATTTCTTCTGCAATTTTGGTGGTGGTGGTTCAACTTTATCATTAGTCATTGTTATGTTAGGGTTCTGTAAATCTCAACGTATTAAACAATTAGGAAGATTAAGTATTGTTCCAGGTATTTTTGGAATTAATGAACCAATTATCTTTGGATTACCAGTTGTATTAAATCCAATTATTGCCATTCCATTTATTTTAGTACCAATGATGAACTTAATATTATCTTACTGTGCAACACTTTGGCATATTATACCAAAAACAACTGGAGTTAATTTACCATGGACAACACCAATTGGTTTTTCTGGATGGCTATCAACAGGAGATCCAATTGCAGCATTATGGCAATTCTTGTTATTGGCTTTAGGGTGTGTTGTATATTTCCCATTTATTAAAGCTCTAGATAAACAATATCTCAAAGAAGAATTAGAAGCCGAAGATGATGTTGAAGAAGATATCTCATTTGATGATTTAGATCTTTCGGATTTATAA
- the spx gene encoding transcriptional regulator Spx, whose product MIRIYTAPSCASCRKVKAWLKEHQIPYVEKNIFSTLLRETELRELLERSENGTDDIISKRSKIIKENQVDLDDMSVNQLIHFIQENPSILKRPIIIDERRFQVGYNAEEIRAFIPRELRRLQECDNSDFCPQFTDIKTEYYKNQQADCPERCE is encoded by the coding sequence ATGATTAGAATATATACAGCACCAAGTTGTGCATCATGTCGTAAAGTAAAGGCTTGGTTAAAAGAACACCAAATCCCTTATGTAGAAAAAAACATCTTTTCAACCCTTTTAAGAGAAACAGAATTAAGAGAACTTTTAGAAAGAAGTGAGAATGGTACAGATGATATTATTTCTAAAAGATCTAAAATTATAAAAGAAAATCAAGTTGATTTAGATGATATGTCAGTCAACCAATTGATTCATTTTATTCAAGAGAATCCGTCAATATTGAAACGACCAATCATCATTGATGAAAGACGTTTCCAAGTTGGGTATAATGCCGAAGAAATAAGAGCATTTATTCCACGAGAATTAAGAAGGTTGCAAGAGTGTGACAATAGTGATTTCTGTCCACAATTTACAGATATCAAAACTGAATATTATAAAAATCAACAGGCAGACTGTCCTGAAAGATGCGAATAA
- a CDS encoding PTS sugar transporter subunit IIB, with the protein MKKIYLLCSQGMSTSILASMMQDCANKHKLPVEIVAYPHGKLPSVIEKWALPDAILLGPQVKYLLEETRQRFSHLNIPIIMISQEDYGMLNSDKVLKKALLAMQENKEKKNESIDDI; encoded by the coding sequence ATGAAGAAGATATATTTGTTATGTAGTCAGGGAATGTCCACAAGTATATTGGCAAGTATGATGCAGGATTGTGCCAATAAACACAAATTACCAGTTGAAATTGTGGCTTATCCTCATGGTAAATTACCAAGTGTTATTGAAAAATGGGCACTACCAGATGCTATTCTTCTAGGACCTCAAGTTAAGTATTTGTTAGAAGAAACAAGACAAAGATTCAGTCATTTAAATATTCCTATTATAATGATTTCACAAGAAGATTATGGAATGTTAAACAGTGACAAAGTCTTAAAGAAAGCACTTCTGGCAATGCAGGAAAATAAGGAGAAGAAAAATGAAAGTATTGATGATATTTGA
- a CDS encoding M42 family metallopeptidase, which produces MAKEPYGNINLDLIREMSEAHGISGCEKEVSRVMKKYMAPICDEITYDHLGSIIGLKKGHLGPKIMIAGHMDEVGFLVRDIDENGFIHMLPVGGWWGHVLPAQTLYVTTATGKRYHGVVGSSAPHGLPKEVKEKVMKPIDLFLDLGVDNRQEVLDLGIQIGDMITPDTQFEVMNNPNYLMGKAWDDRLCAAAAIEVLERIQNDDITADVYAVGTVQEEVGLRGARTAANLIHPDIAIALDVTTAMDTPADQGTIQLGKGVVLSIMDAGIIGHKALLKEMEAICHDLNLDINYDMMTVGGTDADNIHKAYDGIICMTLSIPTRYMHSHRLIIHRKDYVQTVEAIAELCRRLDWDKYRALDQQFR; this is translated from the coding sequence ATGGCTAAAGAACCTTATGGAAATATCAATTTAGATTTAATTAGGGAAATGAGCGAAGCTCATGGCATATCAGGATGTGAAAAAGAAGTTAGTCGAGTTATGAAAAAATATATGGCACCAATATGTGATGAAATTACATATGATCATTTGGGTTCGATTATTGGTCTTAAGAAAGGACATTTGGGTCCAAAGATTATGATTGCAGGTCATATGGACGAAGTTGGTTTTTTGGTTAGAGATATTGATGAGAATGGATTTATACATATGTTGCCAGTTGGAGGCTGGTGGGGTCATGTTTTGCCTGCTCAAACCCTTTATGTGACAACAGCAACTGGAAAGAGATATCATGGAGTTGTAGGGAGCAGTGCTCCACATGGTTTACCAAAGGAAGTCAAAGAAAAGGTTATGAAACCAATTGATTTATTTCTTGATTTAGGTGTGGATAATCGTCAAGAAGTATTAGATTTAGGTATTCAAATAGGTGATATGATAACTCCTGATACACAATTTGAAGTGATGAATAATCCAAATTATTTAATGGGAAAAGCTTGGGATGATCGTTTATGTGCAGCAGCTGCTATTGAAGTTTTAGAACGTATTCAAAATGATGATATTACAGCAGACGTCTATGCTGTAGGAACAGTACAAGAAGAAGTGGGTTTAAGAGGTGCGAGGACAGCCGCCAATTTGATTCATCCTGATATTGCAATTGCATTAGATGTCACAACTGCAATGGATACACCAGCTGATCAAGGAACAATTCAGCTTGGAAAAGGTGTTGTTTTAAGCATTATGGATGCTGGAATTATTGGACATAAAGCATTATTAAAAGAAATGGAAGCAATTTGTCATGATTTAAACTTAGATATCAATTATGATATGATGACAGTAGGTGGTACAGATGCTGATAATATCCATAAAGCGTATGATGGGATCATTTGTATGACATTGAGTATACCAACTCGTTATATGCATTCTCATCGTTTAATTATTCATCGTAAAGATTATGTTCAAACTGTTGAAGCCATTGCAGAATTGTGTCGCAGATTAGATTGGGATAAATATAGAGCGTTGGATCAACAATTTAGATAA
- a CDS encoding M42 family metallopeptidase translates to MDTLKLMEELTQVIGIAGDERYVSELLKSYLQPYCDELIYDHLGSLFAIKKSQKENAKKVMVCGHMDEVGLMITEVTTNGLLKFIKIGSIDNQVLLSHRVRVLKQDGQEVPGTIGCSLKDVEVCDDKKMFIDVGATSKQDVEAMGVSIGDSAVLDGPFTVLNQNRILSKAWDNRYGCVMAVEVLEALKDVELDYDLYIGATVQEEVGMRGATTATGLIRPDMGIVMDCSFADDYQGKDNEIGKLGAGILIRYYDKGMMPNRALLNELVETCQKNNIPYQYFYNMGQTDSAWIHKLFSGCPTLSACICARGGHTSQSMIDLRDYMNAKKAIIHILTSLDESKIQMFKEENR, encoded by the coding sequence ATGGATACTTTAAAATTAATGGAAGAATTAACACAAGTCATTGGAATTGCTGGAGATGAAAGATATGTCTCTGAATTATTAAAATCATATTTACAACCCTATTGTGATGAACTGATTTATGATCATTTAGGAAGTTTATTTGCAATTAAAAAAAGTCAAAAAGAAAATGCAAAAAAGGTCATGGTATGTGGCCATATGGATGAAGTGGGTTTAATGATTACTGAAGTCACTACAAATGGCCTATTAAAATTTATAAAAATTGGGAGCATTGATAATCAAGTTCTTCTCTCACATCGTGTTCGTGTTTTAAAACAAGATGGACAAGAAGTGCCAGGAACAATTGGTTGTTCATTAAAAGATGTAGAAGTGTGTGATGATAAAAAGATGTTTATTGATGTTGGAGCGACTTCAAAACAAGATGTTGAAGCAATGGGGGTGAGTATTGGTGATAGTGCAGTATTAGATGGTCCTTTTACAGTTTTGAACCAAAATCGTATTCTTTCTAAGGCATGGGATAATCGTTATGGATGTGTTATGGCTGTTGAGGTTTTAGAAGCTTTAAAAGATGTTGAATTGGATTATGATTTATATATAGGTGCCACTGTTCAAGAAGAAGTGGGAATGCGTGGAGCGACAACAGCAACTGGCTTGATTCGTCCAGATATGGGTATTGTTATGGATTGTTCATTTGCAGATGATTATCAGGGAAAAGATAATGAAATTGGTAAACTAGGTGCAGGTATATTGATTCGTTATTATGATAAAGGAATGATGCCTAATCGTGCTCTTTTAAATGAACTTGTAGAAACTTGTCAAAAAAATAATATTCCTTATCAATATTTCTATAATATGGGTCAAACCGATTCGGCATGGATACATAAATTGTTTTCTGGTTGCCCAACACTAAGTGCATGTATTTGTGCAAGAGGTGGTCACACAAGTCAGTCAATGATAGATTTAAGGGACTATATGAATGCGAAAAAGGCAATCATTCATATTCTCACTTCTCTTGATGAGTCAAAAATTCAAATGTTTAAAGAAGAAAATAGATAG
- a CDS encoding RDD family protein produces MKKPKINYAAFQNKKMIQSQPTTVNNFKRLFAYIIDWYAASMLAGIPVVLIYSIFFQDLEITQNITELPYPYSILAGIMAIIIYLAYFIFVPLKIYPGQTFAKKIMNIQVVKEDDSYVDFITLLKREAIGVMIVEGYIAASSSYFHQMINIFIGKDLNDIYVYVFGIITALSMLWACASPKRKMFHDYIAGTKLSIVVED; encoded by the coding sequence ATGAAAAAACCAAAAATCAATTATGCTGCTTTCCAGAATAAAAAAATGATTCAATCTCAACCAACCACTGTAAATAACTTTAAAAGACTGTTTGCATATATTATTGATTGGTATGCTGCCAGTATGTTGGCTGGTATTCCAGTTGTGCTAATATATTCTATCTTTTTTCAAGACCTAGAAATTACACAAAATATTACAGAACTTCCTTATCCATATAGCATATTAGCAGGAATTATGGCAATTATTATCTATTTGGCTTATTTTATTTTTGTACCTTTAAAAATTTATCCTGGTCAAACTTTTGCTAAAAAGATTATGAACATTCAAGTTGTGAAAGAGGATGATAGTTATGTTGATTTTATAACTCTTTTGAAACGTGAGGCAATTGGTGTCATGATAGTTGAAGGATATATTGCAGCAAGTTCAAGTTATTTTCATCAAATGATTAATATTTTCATAGGGAAAGACTTAAATGATATATATGTTTATGTTTTTGGTATCATAACAGCCCTATCAATGCTTTGGGCTTGTGCTTCACCAAAACGTAAAATGTTCCATGATTATATTGCAGGAACAAAATTATCAATTGTTGTAGAAGATTAA
- a CDS encoding BglG family transcription antiterminator, with translation MLNKRQERIISIFYENKEWITGKELARLLGVSDRTIRSDIDAINKNFQEELIQSNIRMGYFLNIDKYNQIYIETPKDIPQTPAQRCTYLIQQLLIHEEGINLTFLQEDIYVSGYSIENDIKKVRKTLEKYSHLKLVRSKNYIYLKGDEIEKRKLYKELLSNETQGNFLNLNKLAMFYKDFDLVKATDILVNVLKNHQYVIKETMFPMLILHVGISIERMLNCQFYTTERKNQALLQSIEYKIASEYFERLMEFIPIEIHEDEICLLALLFSNKSGQYQPKHLFIDENHIDIDELLQNVVTPIEKKLHVQFHEDEDFMAGLKMHLQGLIERYQQNINADNLFIHDIKRNYPLVFEMGVSVGNALEECLNIHINESEMGFIALHFGAAYERLNRNSKFKVVMIIPYDQNFSTLGQKKVESTFSERLEIVETLPLFEEAKVLALNPDLLITMTPLSHELDILTIQVSMFINNEDESIIFQALSKLEKKRFQIVFNQKISQLINPQYFYVDLDKRSSQEVIEYLCDELYSGGVVNKFFKKGVLKREEMSPTSFAYSFATPHSFGDYVNTPTVSVALLKNPIDWGSFKVKLVILLAINEGDHEVLKMFFDWLSQAIGEAGHFSDLLESRDYNEFICKITKEKK, from the coding sequence ATGCTCAATAAAAGACAAGAGAGGATTATCTCTATATTTTATGAAAATAAAGAATGGATTACAGGTAAAGAACTTGCTAGACTGCTAGGAGTCTCAGATCGTACAATTCGTTCAGATATTGATGCAATAAATAAAAATTTCCAAGAGGAACTCATTCAATCGAATATTCGTATGGGCTACTTCTTAAATATAGATAAATATAATCAGATATATATTGAAACACCAAAAGATATTCCTCAAACTCCAGCTCAAAGATGTACATATTTAATTCAACAGTTATTAATTCATGAAGAAGGTATTAATCTCACTTTCTTACAAGAAGATATATATGTAAGTGGGTATTCAATTGAAAATGATATCAAGAAAGTACGTAAAACATTGGAAAAATATTCTCATCTGAAATTAGTTCGTTCTAAGAATTATATATATTTAAAGGGCGATGAAATAGAGAAGAGAAAATTATATAAAGAACTGCTATCAAATGAAACACAAGGGAATTTTTTAAACTTAAATAAATTGGCAATGTTTTATAAAGACTTTGATTTAGTTAAAGCAACGGATATTCTTGTAAATGTACTTAAAAATCATCAATATGTTATTAAAGAAACAATGTTTCCAATGTTAATATTACATGTTGGTATAAGTATCGAAAGAATGTTAAACTGTCAGTTTTATACAACAGAAAGAAAAAATCAGGCTTTGTTACAAAGTATTGAATATAAAATTGCAAGTGAGTATTTTGAAAGACTTATGGAATTCATTCCTATTGAGATACATGAAGATGAAATATGTTTATTGGCATTATTATTTTCTAATAAGAGTGGACAATATCAACCTAAACATCTTTTTATTGATGAGAATCATATTGATATAGATGAATTACTACAAAATGTTGTTACACCAATTGAAAAGAAATTGCATGTTCAATTTCATGAAGATGAAGATTTTATGGCAGGATTAAAAATGCATTTACAAGGATTGATTGAGAGATATCAACAAAATATAAATGCTGATAATCTCTTTATTCATGATATTAAAAGGAATTATCCTCTTGTTTTTGAAATGGGGGTATCAGTTGGAAATGCTTTAGAAGAGTGTTTGAATATTCATATTAATGAATCAGAAATGGGTTTCATTGCTTTGCATTTTGGTGCTGCTTATGAACGACTAAATAGAAATAGTAAATTTAAGGTTGTGATGATCATTCCTTATGATCAAAATTTTTCAACATTAGGGCAAAAAAAAGTAGAATCAACTTTTAGTGAGCGATTAGAAATTGTTGAGACATTACCATTGTTTGAAGAGGCAAAAGTTCTTGCTTTAAATCCAGATTTATTAATTACTATGACACCACTTTCACATGAATTAGATATTCTCACTATTCAAGTGAGTATGTTTATTAACAATGAGGACGAATCAATCATCTTCCAAGCTTTGTCTAAATTAGAGAAGAAAAGATTTCAAATAGTCTTTAATCAAAAAATATCACAACTTATCAATCCACAATACTTCTATGTTGATTTAGATAAACGAAGTTCACAAGAAGTTATTGAATATTTATGTGATGAATTGTATAGCGGAGGTGTTGTGAATAAATTCTTTAAAAAAGGTGTTTTAAAAAGAGAAGAAATGTCACCCACATCTTTTGCTTATTCATTTGCTACACCACATTCTTTTGGAGATTATGTCAATACACCTACAGTATCAGTAGCACTGTTAAAGAATCCGATTGATTGGGGTTCATTTAAAGTTAAATTGGTTATCTTATTAGCTATCAATGAAGGTGATCATGAAGTTTTAAAGATGTTTTTTGATTGGTTAAGTCAGGCGATTGGAGAGGCTGGTCATTTTTCTGATTTACTAGAATCTAGAGACTATAATGAGTTTATTTGTAAAATCACAAAGGAGAAAAAATAA
- a CDS encoding GrdB-related putative oxidoreductase — MKVLMIFDQTQSGLGGKESADLALGGKMMPIGSCNMFEKQLKDAGGKIVGTLYCGNGTFMKDPETVSKKFAAMAKKIQPDVVICGPCFNYAEYGVMAAKTALTIHEHTDIPVFAMMSKECEKAISDYKDKVYILKMPKKGGTGLNQALANMITFTKMLVNKEDVMAFVKEHVY, encoded by the coding sequence ATGAAAGTATTGATGATATTTGATCAAACACAGTCTGGGTTAGGAGGAAAAGAGAGTGCTGATTTAGCATTAGGTGGAAAGATGATGCCAATTGGTTCATGCAATATGTTTGAAAAACAGTTAAAGGATGCTGGTGGTAAGATTGTTGGAACTTTATATTGTGGAAATGGAACATTTATGAAAGACCCAGAAACTGTTTCTAAAAAGTTTGCAGCTATGGCTAAGAAAATTCAGCCAGATGTAGTCATTTGTGGACCATGTTTTAATTATGCTGAATATGGAGTCATGGCAGCAAAAACAGCTTTAACGATTCATGAACATACAGATATACCAGTATTTGCTATGATGTCAAAAGAATGTGAAAAAGCTATTTCTGATTATAAAGATAAAGTCTATATTCTTAAGATGCCTAAAAAAGGTGGGACAGGTTTAAATCAAGCATTAGCAAATATGATTACATTTACAAAAATGTTAGTCAATAAAGAAGATGTAATGGCGTTTGTTAAAGAACATGTTTATTAA